A single region of the Hyphomonas adhaerens MHS-3 genome encodes:
- a CDS encoding LemA family protein, with protein MGLYITGAILILLIIGVILIYNGLVQKSQMADNGWSDIDVQLKRRANLIPQLVNTVQGYATHERELFADIAEKRAKALAAGDDLASRGEAESELSRPVARLMAVAEDYPDMKASQNFLDLQQELADTEDKIEMARRFYNGAVRELNTRVQSFPANLLAGMFGFRTRDFFEVSMPERALPKVDLGGAS; from the coding sequence GTGGGACTTTACATAACCGGTGCCATTCTGATCCTGCTGATCATCGGCGTGATCCTGATCTATAACGGACTCGTGCAGAAATCTCAGATGGCGGACAATGGCTGGTCGGATATTGATGTCCAGCTGAAACGCCGCGCAAACCTGATCCCGCAGCTGGTCAACACCGTGCAGGGCTATGCCACGCATGAGCGGGAGTTGTTCGCCGATATCGCGGAAAAGCGGGCCAAAGCCCTTGCTGCCGGAGATGATCTCGCGAGCCGGGGGGAGGCGGAAAGCGAGCTGTCCCGTCCCGTTGCAAGACTGATGGCTGTGGCAGAAGACTATCCCGACATGAAGGCCAGCCAGAACTTCCTGGACCTTCAGCAGGAACTTGCCGACACCGAAGACAAGATCGAGATGGCGCGCCGGTTCTATAATGGTGCGGTACGCGAGCTGAACACGCGGGTGCAGAGTTTCCCGGCAAACCTGCTGGCGGGCATGTTCGGCTTCCGCACGCGGGACTTCTTTGAGGTGTCGATGCCGGAGCGGGCCTTGCCGAAGGTCGATCTTGGAGGCGCAAGCTGA
- a CDS encoding DUF2207 domain-containing protein, with the protein MLRYLLGALAACLIVLAAGAEEKINRFDVGIEVRQNGDILVTETINVAVEGRDIRRGIFRDLPRYYADDLKPGDKLPYQYDVRRVRRDGRKEPYTIEHDGNAYRIRIGDADVLLDYGDHTYVIEYEVKNQIRYFDNHDELYWNVTGNYWLFPIEEASARITLPDGARVTEAIAYTGKSGQAGRDYAYRQDGDALVFETTRPMDRFEGLTISVSMPKGTIAPPSLGDKGTLWWLRNGALAVLVASFCGVFWFLMSGFRKVGQDPPKGPVFPRYEPPEGYSPAAVHHIYYRGMRGHNALISTLINMGVKGLVDIDASSKKETTLTRRQGDASKISPDEAILDAGLFGGRTERTLGSKYDASFTSAYQKFRRSLSRKYGSAYFRWNIGYTLAAAVMTIAAIVFAITQAINWSGWHTLVVLAFAGLNGLFMYLMPAPTPKGQKVRTEIEGFRLYLETAEKLQMNAVEVGSDTPPPMSLERYERFLPFAVALNVEKPWTKYFEHQLPAEAENYAPAWGQFGSRSFRDVGGMNDAIMSSMNTGVSSSLPQSSSSSGSGGGGSSGGGGGGGGGGGW; encoded by the coding sequence ATGCTGCGATACCTGTTGGGGGCGCTGGCCGCCTGCCTGATCGTGCTGGCGGCAGGGGCGGAGGAGAAGATCAACCGCTTCGATGTCGGCATTGAAGTCCGGCAAAATGGCGACATCCTGGTGACCGAGACGATCAATGTGGCCGTCGAGGGGCGGGACATCCGCCGTGGAATTTTCCGCGACCTGCCGCGCTATTATGCCGATGACCTGAAGCCCGGCGACAAGCTGCCTTACCAGTATGACGTCCGCCGGGTGCGCCGTGACGGCCGGAAGGAACCCTACACGATTGAGCATGATGGCAATGCCTATCGCATCCGGATCGGCGATGCGGATGTGCTGCTGGACTATGGCGACCATACTTATGTGATCGAATATGAGGTGAAGAACCAGATCCGCTATTTCGACAATCATGACGAACTCTACTGGAACGTCACCGGTAATTACTGGCTGTTTCCGATCGAAGAGGCTTCGGCCCGCATTACCCTTCCGGATGGCGCCAGGGTCACCGAAGCCATCGCCTACACTGGCAAGTCCGGCCAGGCGGGACGGGACTATGCTTACCGGCAGGACGGCGATGCGCTGGTTTTCGAAACGACCCGCCCGATGGACCGGTTCGAAGGGCTGACGATTTCGGTGTCGATGCCCAAGGGGACGATCGCCCCGCCATCCCTTGGCGACAAAGGGACGCTTTGGTGGCTGCGGAATGGGGCGCTGGCCGTGCTGGTCGCGTCTTTCTGCGGCGTATTCTGGTTCCTTATGTCCGGCTTCCGCAAAGTCGGGCAGGACCCGCCGAAAGGGCCGGTGTTCCCGCGCTATGAACCACCGGAAGGCTACTCGCCCGCAGCCGTGCACCACATCTACTATCGTGGAATGCGCGGACATAACGCCCTGATCTCGACCCTCATCAATATGGGGGTAAAGGGCCTGGTGGACATAGATGCTTCGAGCAAGAAGGAAACGACGCTGACACGCCGGCAGGGCGACGCCTCGAAAATCAGCCCGGATGAGGCGATCCTCGATGCGGGCCTGTTCGGCGGGCGGACCGAGCGCACGCTTGGCAGCAAATATGATGCGAGTTTCACATCGGCCTATCAGAAGTTCCGCCGGTCGCTTTCGCGTAAATATGGCAGTGCCTATTTCCGCTGGAATATCGGGTACACGCTGGCCGCCGCAGTGATGACCATTGCCGCAATCGTGTTTGCCATCACGCAGGCGATCAACTGGTCCGGCTGGCATACACTGGTCGTTCTGGCCTTTGCCGGGCTGAACGGTCTTTTCATGTACCTGATGCCGGCCCCTACGCCAAAGGGCCAGAAAGTCCGTACAGAAATTGAGGGATTCCGGCTCTATCTCGAAACGGCGGAAAAACTCCAGATGAACGCTGTCGAGGTGGGCAGTGATACCCCGCCGCCGATGAGCCTGGAGCGCTATGAGCGTTTCCTGCCTTTTGCCGTGGCGTTGAATGTCGAAAAGCCATGGACAAAATACTTTGAGCACCAACTACCCGCAGAGGCCGAGAATTATGCGCCGGCCTGGGGGCAGTTTGGCAGCCGGTCCTTCCGCGATGTCGGGGGCATGAACGATGCGATCATGTCCAGCATGAACACCGGTGTCTCCAGCTCCCTGCCGCAAAGTTCCAGTTCATCCGGCAGTGGCGGCGGAGGCTCGTCCGGTGGCGGCGGAGGCGGCGGCGGCGGGGGCGGCTGGTAA